In one Cronobacter dublinensis subsp. dublinensis LMG 23823 genomic region, the following are encoded:
- a CDS encoding Rap1a/Tai family immunity protein yields MKGSVFVLACVLSAVMLSAPVLAGVWVIDPDESQKNRFDPDRGNVTGEQLLNAWNDRADNEASLQAQIYLLGLFDATEGMGWCKSKTTMPSALREWTYGYFKKLPPERLKEKASVLMLEALKHYFPCRNNADK; encoded by the coding sequence ATGAAAGGTTCTGTTTTTGTTCTGGCATGCGTGCTGAGTGCAGTCATGCTGAGTGCGCCGGTGCTGGCAGGAGTATGGGTTATCGACCCCGACGAGAGTCAGAAAAACCGGTTTGATCCAGACAGAGGCAACGTGACAGGCGAGCAACTCTTAAACGCCTGGAATGACAGAGCAGATAACGAAGCCTCGCTACAGGCGCAAATCTATTTGCTGGGTCTGTTTGATGCGACAGAAGGCATGGGCTGGTGCAAAAGTAAAACCACGATGCCTTCCGCGCTTCGCGAATGGACTTACGGTTACTTTAAAAAATTACCGCCCGAACGGCTTAAAGAGAAAGCCAGCGTGCTGATGCTCGAAGCGCTAAAGCACTATTTCCCTTGTCGCAATAACGCTGACAAATAA
- the tssG gene encoding type VI secretion system baseplate subunit TssG — MSETLPQNAPVKRASRLPEGYWQQMMAAPWRYDLFHMLRRLDAQGGERYRLGRAPLPRFEPLRIGQQPSMAFAPSTLATVKPRENTPLYDVSILSFGLFGPNGPLPVHLTEYARERLYHHQDDSMSAFADLFHHRLTLLFYRAWADAQPTASLDRPDGPRIEKYLASLIGMGQPGQMEKGSLSHHARYSLLGHLTRNGRDAEGLEKILRHYFRVPVNIVQNIPQWMPLTEREKARLGAGRRLPRLGEAAFLGVAVRDVQHKFRIEIGPLDEETYQRFLPGEPWVAELRDWVRQYMGIEYEWEVRVILRADAVKGVTPGGTGRLGYSAWLGKQPTPQPRGDLVFRPER; from the coding sequence ATGAGTGAGACGCTGCCACAGAACGCGCCGGTAAAACGCGCGTCCCGGCTGCCGGAGGGCTACTGGCAACAGATGATGGCGGCGCCCTGGCGCTACGACCTGTTCCATATGCTGCGCCGTCTCGACGCGCAGGGCGGCGAGCGTTACCGTTTAGGCCGCGCGCCGCTGCCGCGTTTTGAGCCGCTGCGTATCGGTCAGCAACCGTCGATGGCGTTCGCGCCGTCCACGCTTGCGACCGTAAAGCCGCGCGAGAATACGCCGCTATACGATGTGTCGATTTTAAGTTTCGGTCTGTTTGGCCCGAACGGCCCGCTGCCGGTACACCTTACCGAATATGCGCGCGAGCGGCTGTATCATCATCAGGATGACAGCATGAGCGCCTTCGCGGACCTGTTCCACCACCGCCTGACGCTGCTGTTTTACCGCGCCTGGGCCGACGCCCAGCCGACCGCGTCGCTCGACCGCCCCGACGGGCCGCGCATCGAAAAATATCTCGCCTCGCTTATCGGCATGGGCCAGCCGGGGCAGATGGAAAAGGGCAGTCTGAGCCATCACGCCCGCTATTCGCTGCTCGGCCACCTGACGCGCAACGGGCGCGACGCCGAGGGGCTTGAGAAGATCCTGCGCCACTACTTCCGCGTGCCGGTGAACATTGTGCAGAACATCCCGCAGTGGATGCCGCTGACCGAGCGAGAAAAAGCGCGGCTCGGCGCGGGCCGCCGGTTGCCGCGTCTGGGTGAAGCGGCGTTTCTGGGCGTGGCGGTGCGCGACGTACAGCATAAATTCCGCATTGAAATCGGCCCGCTGGATGAAGAGACGTACCAGCGTTTTCTGCCCGGCGAGCCGTGGGTCGCGGAGCTGCGCGACTGGGTGCGCCAGTATATGGGCATTGAGTACGAGTGGGAGGTGCGCGTCATCCTGCGCGCCGACGCGGTAAAAGGCGTCACGCCGGGCGGCACTGGCCGCCTGGGCTACAGCGCCTGGCTTGGCAAACAGCCCACGCCGCAACCCCGCGGCGATCTGGTTTTTCGCCCGGAAAGATAA
- the tssE gene encoding type VI secretion system baseplate subunit TssE — protein MNKPYQDDSGDILRHGYRSRRNAATISARDKMQPSLLDRLTDDAPDKRQEPANSNLVSHSALRRHVLRDLQWLFNTINNEAQQDLSRVDHVRRSVWNFGVSPLAGQRMSEIEWTDIQQRLTEAILNFEPRIMPQGLQVRCVCDTKSLDLHNVLSIEIKGRLWCVPWPLEFLFRTNVDLENGHFELKDAG, from the coding sequence ATGAATAAACCGTATCAGGACGACAGCGGCGATATACTGCGCCACGGCTACCGTTCGCGCCGCAACGCCGCAACCATCAGCGCGCGCGACAAAATGCAGCCGTCGCTGCTCGACCGCCTGACCGACGACGCGCCGGACAAGCGCCAGGAGCCGGCGAACAGCAATCTCGTCTCCCACAGCGCGCTGCGCCGCCATGTTCTGCGCGATTTGCAGTGGCTGTTTAACACTATCAACAACGAAGCGCAGCAGGATCTCAGCCGGGTGGACCACGTGCGCCGCTCGGTCTGGAACTTCGGCGTGTCGCCGCTCGCGGGCCAGCGGATGTCGGAAATCGAATGGACCGACATTCAGCAGCGGCTCACCGAGGCGATTCTGAACTTCGAGCCGCGCATCATGCCGCAGGGCTTACAGGTGCGCTGCGTCTGCGATACCAAATCGCTCGACCTGCACAACGTATTATCGATTGAGATCAAAGGCCGCCTGTGGTGCGTGCCCTGGCCGCTGGAATTTCTGTTCCGCACCAATGTGGATCTGGAAAACGGCCATTTTGAGCTGAAAGACGCGGGGTAA
- a CDS encoding T6SS amidase immunity protein Tai4 family protein, which translates to MLKTSIAALSVLAFSFHAALAQPLASISEVSQPQRFTQWVQSRCIASIADSAALKADANASAAAWLEASELPVEAFNAADTVIAQALKTRVGGTAKTDYRVLKCALIAQSTDVQALYQQFARQKAQ; encoded by the coding sequence ATGTTAAAAACATCCATCGCGGCGTTGTCCGTTCTGGCGTTCTCTTTCCACGCCGCGCTGGCGCAGCCGCTGGCGTCCATCAGCGAAGTGTCCCAGCCGCAGAGGTTTACCCAGTGGGTGCAAAGCCGCTGCATCGCCAGTATCGCAGACAGCGCCGCGCTGAAAGCGGACGCTAACGCCAGCGCCGCTGCCTGGCTGGAAGCGAGCGAGTTACCGGTTGAGGCGTTTAACGCGGCGGATACCGTTATCGCGCAGGCGCTGAAAACGCGCGTCGGCGGAACGGCGAAAACCGATTACCGCGTGCTGAAATGCGCGTTGATTGCGCAAAGTACGGATGTCCAGGCGCTGTATCAGCAATTCGCGCGGCAGAAGGCGCAGTGA
- the tagH gene encoding type VI secretion system-associated FHA domain protein TagH, producing the protein MRFTIITNKPGHQPPQSSCDFYPPGGTIGRGTDNNLVLPDDERTISRLQAIVHISADGECRITNRGNVTRVVLNDIPLERGRQVELQDGDVLGIDEYRVQVSDLALNAQPVIAMAAPKPNVAPQPQVQPQAAQPAKAAQAQPSSPSNAGAQEPTAVPTEIWDSLMEEFSISDSISQGQSQSQTARPKAPEAQPFNPFNAPKEADRNPEDPLAHFTGGGNEPLFGNERVNPDSLFKDDTPFDKDSIFNDVTPTTLVPPSDNRQAAKPQAPHEENEEELDPLALFGGVGSTPVQSRSDDPLGLMMGGAVPLTPPDELSAGAAPLTPPPSVTPDVEPVKPQTPPEKPQPEMTSPLAPNADDNLDLASLAGSPLFPEEVPEEPPVTRVEVQPEPPEVQDYAGITLPTPQTVARSTAQTPKGRLRIDPVQSPSQGGVPTASNGDVLNGELLEALLEGMGLGELQPTPQFDRDNMRQLGQMLSMFSQGTVALLSSRSILKRGVKADMTMVLDDANNPFKLLPSGKTVLMQMFGTRMPGFMPPKKSVRDALIDLQAHQLGMIAGIRAIIAAMLQSFNPEQLEEEARRDGVVSRLALPASRKAALWDYFVRHYSDTAGEIEDDFHTLFGEAFLHAYDMEVNQYKDSQSGSEEE; encoded by the coding sequence ATGCGATTCACGATTATCACCAATAAGCCCGGCCACCAGCCTCCTCAGAGCAGCTGTGACTTCTACCCGCCGGGCGGCACGATTGGCCGTGGTACGGATAATAATCTGGTACTGCCGGACGACGAAAGAACGATTTCCCGACTGCAGGCGATTGTCCATATCTCCGCCGACGGCGAGTGCCGCATTACCAACCGCGGCAACGTCACCCGTGTCGTGCTGAACGATATTCCCCTGGAGCGCGGCCGTCAGGTTGAGTTACAGGATGGCGACGTGCTGGGCATCGATGAATATCGCGTGCAGGTCAGCGATCTGGCGCTGAACGCGCAGCCGGTCATCGCCATGGCCGCGCCGAAACCGAACGTCGCGCCGCAGCCGCAGGTGCAACCGCAGGCCGCTCAGCCAGCCAAAGCCGCGCAGGCGCAGCCGTCGTCGCCGTCGAACGCGGGCGCACAGGAGCCGACCGCGGTGCCGACCGAAATCTGGGACAGCCTGATGGAGGAGTTTTCAATCTCCGACAGCATCAGCCAGGGGCAGAGCCAGAGCCAGACCGCGCGCCCGAAAGCGCCGGAAGCGCAGCCGTTCAACCCGTTCAACGCCCCGAAAGAGGCGGACCGCAACCCGGAAGATCCGCTGGCGCACTTCACCGGCGGCGGCAACGAGCCGCTGTTCGGCAATGAAAGGGTTAACCCGGACAGCCTGTTCAAAGACGACACGCCGTTCGATAAAGACAGCATTTTTAATGATGTGACGCCGACCACGCTGGTGCCGCCGTCTGACAATCGTCAGGCCGCGAAACCGCAGGCGCCGCATGAAGAGAACGAAGAAGAGCTCGATCCGCTGGCGCTGTTCGGCGGCGTGGGCTCGACGCCGGTTCAGAGCCGCAGCGACGATCCGCTCGGCCTGATGATGGGTGGCGCGGTGCCGCTGACGCCGCCGGATGAACTCTCCGCAGGCGCGGCCCCGCTGACGCCGCCGCCATCCGTGACACCGGACGTGGAGCCTGTAAAACCGCAGACGCCGCCGGAAAAACCGCAGCCGGAGATGACCTCGCCGCTGGCGCCGAACGCGGACGATAATCTGGATCTGGCCTCGCTCGCCGGTTCGCCGCTGTTCCCGGAGGAAGTGCCGGAAGAACCGCCGGTCACGCGGGTGGAAGTGCAGCCGGAGCCGCCGGAAGTTCAGGATTACGCGGGCATTACGCTGCCGACGCCGCAGACCGTGGCGCGCAGTACCGCGCAGACGCCGAAAGGCCGCCTGCGCATCGACCCGGTGCAGTCGCCGAGCCAGGGTGGCGTGCCAACCGCCTCCAACGGCGACGTGCTGAACGGCGAACTGCTGGAAGCGCTGCTTGAGGGCATGGGCCTTGGCGAGCTGCAACCGACGCCGCAGTTCGACCGCGACAATATGCGCCAGCTCGGCCAGATGCTCAGTATGTTCTCGCAGGGCACCGTGGCGCTGCTCTCCTCGCGCTCCATTCTCAAGCGCGGCGTGAAAGCCGATATGACGATGGTGCTCGACGACGCCAACAACCCGTTCAAGCTGCTGCCGTCCGGTAAAACCGTGCTGATGCAGATGTTCGGCACCCGTATGCCAGGCTTTATGCCGCCGAAAAAATCGGTGCGCGACGCGCTTATCGATCTCCAGGCGCACCAGCTCGGGATGATAGCCGGTATCCGCGCCATTATCGCCGCCATGCTGCAATCCTTTAACCCGGAGCAGCTGGAAGAAGAGGCGCGTCGCGACGGCGTGGTCTCCCGCCTGGCGCTGCCGGCGAGCCGCAAAGCGGCGCTGTGGGACTATTTTGTCCGTCACTACAGCGATACCGCGGGCGAAATCGAGGACGATTTCCATACGCTGTTTGGCGAAGCCTTCCTGCACGCTTATGACATGGAAGTGAATCAATACAAAGACTCACAAAGCGGATCGGAAGAAGAATGA
- a CDS encoding Hcp family type VI secretion system effector: protein MAIDMFLKVDGVTGESKDSNHTGWTDITSFSWGASQPGNMSVGGGGGAGKVNFNDLHVNALIDKSTTAILKHCSSGKHLTKVELSVCKAGGQQVEYARITLEDVLVTSVQYTGADNGDTVGVTYAFQAAKVKQQYWEQTSSGGKGAETSAGWNIKENKEA, encoded by the coding sequence ATGGCTATTGATATGTTCCTGAAAGTAGACGGTGTAACCGGCGAATCTAAAGATTCCAACCACACCGGCTGGACCGACATCACCTCTTTTTCCTGGGGCGCATCCCAGCCGGGTAACATGAGCGTGGGCGGCGGCGGCGGTGCCGGTAAAGTGAATTTCAACGATCTGCACGTTAACGCGCTGATCGACAAATCCACCACCGCTATCCTGAAGCACTGCTCCAGCGGTAAGCACCTGACCAAAGTTGAGCTGTCTGTCTGCAAAGCTGGCGGCCAGCAGGTTGAATACGCGCGCATCACCCTGGAAGACGTGCTGGTAACGTCCGTACAGTACACCGGCGCAGACAACGGCGACACCGTAGGTGTTACCTATGCATTCCAGGCTGCTAAAGTGAAACAGCAGTACTGGGAGCAGACGTCTTCTGGTGGTAAAGGCGCAGAAACCAGCGCTGGCTGGAACATCAAAGAAAACAAAGAAGCGTAA
- a CDS encoding type VI secretion system accessory protein TagJ → MNTLYQQLAGASVSDALTRLEGDIKAQPGNADRRAAFVQFLCLNANWTRALTQLKSWAALAPQAQPTVTLLQQAIEGEQQRAEVMAGRARPRMPGEQWPWLDLLLQALAETDPARASELRSEALEQAEANPGELTLATGDESEPGEPVRFDWLMDGDARLGPVCELIVNGNYFWVPFSAIASIRFQAPASVTDLVWRHAMVQLVDGTEQVCQIPARYPLETGAEDRFLLARTTEWQPLDAEGIHYLGAGQKVWLSGEQEFALLTLDMLAFGLPDDAAHE, encoded by the coding sequence ATGAATACGCTGTATCAACAACTGGCCGGCGCGAGCGTCAGCGACGCGCTGACCCGTCTTGAGGGCGATATCAAAGCCCAGCCGGGCAACGCCGATCGCCGCGCCGCGTTTGTGCAGTTTCTCTGCCTCAACGCCAACTGGACCCGCGCGCTGACGCAACTGAAAAGCTGGGCCGCGCTGGCCCCGCAGGCGCAGCCTACCGTGACGCTGCTGCAACAGGCTATCGAAGGCGAGCAGCAGCGCGCCGAGGTGATGGCGGGCCGCGCGCGTCCGCGTATGCCGGGCGAACAGTGGCCGTGGCTGGATCTGCTGCTGCAGGCGCTGGCCGAAACCGACCCGGCGCGCGCCAGCGAATTGCGCAGCGAGGCGCTGGAACAGGCCGAGGCCAATCCGGGCGAGCTGACGCTTGCGACGGGTGATGAAAGCGAGCCGGGCGAACCGGTGCGCTTCGACTGGCTGATGGACGGCGACGCCCGTCTGGGGCCGGTGTGCGAGCTTATCGTCAACGGCAACTACTTCTGGGTGCCGTTCAGCGCTATCGCCTCCATTCGCTTCCAGGCTCCGGCGAGCGTCACCGATCTGGTATGGCGTCACGCGATGGTTCAGCTGGTGGACGGCACCGAACAGGTCTGCCAGATCCCGGCGCGTTACCCGCTGGAAACCGGCGCGGAAGATCGCTTCCTGCTGGCACGCACCACCGAGTGGCAGCCGCTGGACGCCGAAGGCATTCACTATCTCGGCGCGGGTCAGAAAGTCTGGCTGAGCGGCGAACAGGAGTTCGCGCTGCTGACGCTGGATATGCTCGCATTCGGGCTGCCGGACGACGCCGCGCATGAATAA
- a CDS encoding PP2C family protein-serine/threonine phosphatase, which produces MNISTASLSRQGERASNQDQTGESVGERAACFVVCDGIAGLPGGDVAAALARNAILSRFDGEQHLNAQYIREYVNQANKAIRAEQKAVQDYHRMGTTLVSLFIDRDYHLAYWAHAGDSRLYLFRRGWLYHVTTDHSLVQQMKDAGHQTEGVNGNLLYFALGMGDEGREPSYSDVVPIEDGDAFLLCTDGFWHGVSEEQMKKSLHMVNTPDEWLTLMNQILLKNGEQGHDKQDNYSAVAVWVGSPQETTLLHTLSDAAQFFPLRD; this is translated from the coding sequence ATGAATATCAGCACGGCTTCACTCTCCAGACAGGGAGAGCGCGCCAGCAACCAGGATCAGACGGGAGAGAGCGTTGGCGAACGCGCCGCCTGCTTCGTGGTGTGCGACGGGATAGCCGGCCTGCCGGGTGGCGACGTCGCCGCGGCGCTTGCGCGCAACGCCATTCTCTCGCGTTTTGACGGGGAGCAGCATCTCAACGCGCAGTACATTCGCGAGTACGTGAACCAGGCCAACAAGGCTATCCGCGCCGAGCAGAAGGCGGTGCAGGATTATCACCGCATGGGCACGACGCTGGTGAGCCTGTTTATCGACCGCGATTATCATCTGGCCTACTGGGCGCACGCGGGCGACAGCCGCCTGTATCTGTTTCGTCGCGGCTGGCTCTATCACGTCACCACCGATCACAGCCTGGTGCAGCAGATGAAAGACGCAGGTCACCAGACGGAAGGGGTGAACGGCAACCTGCTGTACTTCGCGCTCGGCATGGGCGATGAAGGCCGCGAGCCGAGCTACAGCGACGTGGTGCCCATTGAAGACGGCGACGCGTTTTTACTCTGCACCGACGGCTTCTGGCACGGTGTGAGCGAAGAGCAGATGAAAAAATCCCTTCATATGGTGAATACTCCAGATGAATGGCTCACTTTGATGAATCAAATACTGTTGAAAAATGGTGAGCAGGGGCATGATAAGCAGGATAATTACAGCGCCGTTGCGGTCTGGGTAGGATCGCCCCAGGAGACGACGCTGCTGCATACGCTCTCTGACGCGGCGCAGTTTTTCCCCCTTCGAGATTAA
- a CDS encoding T6SS amidase immunity protein Tai4 family protein has product MKIPFSLLLFICTSALANSAQESAAFYKVLPYKQVFKDMVLARCLAQVSTDDSAFSTDAGFSAYALMQWIPLDIDTGNEKVNALILKYRDQRNGFSPEALAGRSIKGVTLNCLRLYHSPALEQLSKEVLIGDSSQSWMQDNPSW; this is encoded by the coding sequence GCACAAGCGCGTTAGCGAATTCTGCTCAGGAGTCAGCCGCGTTTTATAAGGTCTTACCTTATAAACAGGTTTTTAAAGACATGGTGCTGGCCCGCTGTCTGGCGCAGGTTTCCACTGATGACAGCGCTTTTAGTACCGATGCGGGCTTCAGCGCTTATGCCTTAATGCAATGGATCCCTTTAGACATCGACACAGGGAATGAAAAGGTCAATGCGCTCATCCTGAAATATCGCGACCAGCGAAATGGTTTTTCGCCGGAAGCATTAGCAGGGCGTTCTATTAAGGGCGTGACGCTTAACTGTTTGCGCCTCTATCACAGCCCGGCACTGGAACAGTTAAGTAAGGAAGTCCTTATTGGTGATTCGAGCCAGAGCTGGATGCAAGACAATCCCTCCTGGTAG
- the tssF gene encoding type VI secretion system baseplate subunit TssF gives MDSKLLEYYNRELAYLREMGAEFAERYPKVAGRLGMRGIEVADPYVERLMEGFAFLTSRVQLKMDAEFPRFSQRLLEMLAPNYLAPTPSMAIAELHPDSAKGDLSNGFVVPRGTMMDSQLLKKNGVTCSYATAHDVRLLPLHISLVELGGVPADAPLSQLGLSQRGAVSALRVRIACDGPVLLNHLDFDRLDFFLSGPDIQALQLLELLMEHRVGIFCQTVGPKPARVVLGDDALRQEGFEADQALLPDDLRNFDGYRLLQEYFAFPARFQFLSLSGIKKLLAQSGQANAFDIIILLDKTDTPLERVVDKSHLAMHCTPVINLFPKIAERQKLTEGLSEYHLVVDNIRPLDYEIFSVSKIYASEDGQRDDQVFRPFWSTWSRDGGNYGAYFSLRREQRALSEHALRYGTRTGYVGSEAFVSLVDASHAPWRDELRYITAEVMCTSRDLPLMLAQDMGQFVLPDSMPVRALTMRKGPTPPRPALAEGFSTWRLISQLQMNYLSLMDAEDGEGAAALRQLLGLYARLAEAPVARQIDGIRHCVLEPVHRRVPEPGPIVFARGVGISMTVDEQAFSGSSPWLLGSVLERVFARLVSMNSFTEFTLKSQQRGDVGYWGPRMGKRALL, from the coding sequence ATGGACAGTAAACTGCTCGAATACTACAACCGAGAGCTGGCGTATCTGCGCGAAATGGGCGCGGAGTTCGCCGAACGCTACCCGAAAGTGGCGGGCAGGCTCGGTATGCGCGGGATAGAAGTCGCGGACCCGTACGTCGAGCGCCTGATGGAAGGCTTCGCCTTTCTCACCTCCCGCGTACAACTCAAAATGGACGCCGAGTTTCCGCGTTTCTCCCAGCGTCTGCTGGAGATGCTCGCGCCTAACTACCTGGCGCCGACGCCCTCGATGGCCATCGCCGAGCTGCACCCGGACAGCGCCAAAGGGGATCTGAGCAACGGGTTCGTGGTGCCGCGCGGCACCATGATGGACAGCCAGCTTCTGAAAAAGAACGGCGTCACCTGTAGCTACGCCACGGCGCACGACGTTCGGCTGCTGCCGCTGCACATCAGTCTGGTGGAGCTTGGCGGCGTACCGGCGGATGCGCCGTTAAGCCAGCTTGGGTTAAGCCAGCGCGGCGCGGTCAGCGCCCTGCGCGTGCGTATCGCCTGCGACGGCCCGGTATTGCTTAACCATCTCGATTTTGACCGCCTCGATTTCTTCCTGAGCGGTCCGGATATTCAGGCGCTGCAATTGCTGGAGCTCCTGATGGAGCACCGCGTCGGCATCTTCTGCCAGACCGTCGGCCCGAAACCGGCGCGCGTGGTGCTTGGCGACGACGCGCTGCGTCAGGAGGGCTTTGAGGCCGACCAGGCGCTGTTGCCAGACGATCTGCGCAACTTCGACGGCTACCGCCTGTTGCAGGAATATTTCGCCTTCCCGGCGCGCTTCCAGTTCTTGAGCCTGAGCGGCATCAAGAAACTGCTGGCCCAGAGCGGCCAGGCGAACGCGTTCGATATCATCATTCTGCTGGATAAAACCGACACGCCGCTGGAGCGCGTGGTGGATAAAAGCCACCTTGCGATGCACTGCACGCCGGTTATCAACCTGTTCCCAAAAATCGCCGAGCGTCAGAAACTTACTGAAGGCTTAAGCGAATATCACCTGGTGGTGGATAACATCCGCCCGCTCGATTACGAGATTTTCTCGGTCAGTAAAATTTACGCCAGCGAAGACGGCCAGCGCGACGATCAGGTGTTTCGCCCGTTCTGGAGCACCTGGAGCCGCGACGGCGGCAACTACGGCGCGTATTTCTCGCTGCGCCGCGAACAGCGCGCGCTGTCGGAACACGCGCTGCGCTACGGCACGCGTACCGGCTATGTCGGCTCGGAGGCGTTTGTCTCGCTGGTGGATGCAAGCCACGCGCCGTGGCGCGACGAGCTGCGCTATATCACCGCGGAAGTGATGTGCACCAGCCGTGACCTGCCGCTGATGCTGGCGCAGGATATGGGCCAGTTCGTCCTGCCGGATTCCATGCCGGTGCGTGCGCTTACCATGCGCAAAGGGCCGACGCCGCCGCGCCCGGCGCTGGCGGAAGGCTTCAGCACCTGGCGGCTTATCAGCCAGCTGCAAATGAACTATTTAAGCCTGATGGACGCCGAAGACGGCGAGGGCGCCGCGGCGCTGCGTCAGCTGCTCGGGCTGTACGCGCGTCTTGCGGAGGCGCCCGTGGCGCGCCAGATCGACGGCATTCGCCACTGCGTGCTGGAGCCGGTACACCGGCGCGTACCGGAGCCGGGGCCGATTGTCTTCGCGCGCGGGGTCGGGATTTCGATGACCGTCGACGAACAGGCGTTTTCCGGCTCCAGCCCGTGGCTGCTTGGCAGCGTGCTGGAGCGCGTCTTCGCGCGGCTGGTCTCCATGAACAGCTTTACCGAATTCACCCTCAAGAGCCAGCAGCGCGGCGACGTCGGCTACTGGGGGCCGCGGATGGGTAAAAGGGCGTTGTTATGA